From Onychostoma macrolepis isolate SWU-2019 chromosome 19, ASM1243209v1, whole genome shotgun sequence, a single genomic window includes:
- the stmn1a gene encoding stathmin 1a — MASSSEIQVKELDKRASGQAFEVILGSPAPDAKGEFPLSPPKKKDLSLEEIRRKLEAAEERRKSHEAEVLKHLAEKREHEKEVLQKALEENNNFSKMAEEKLNQKMEANKENRSAIMAAMNEKFKEKDKKLEEVRKNKENKEVNSEEN; from the exons ATGGCATCTTCAAGTG AGATTCAGGTTAAGGAGCTGGACAAGCGTGCCTCGGGACAAGCTTTTGAGGTTATCCTTGGGAGTCCTGCTCCAGATGCCAAGGGTGAGTTCCCTCTCTCGCCTCCAAAGAAGAAGGACCTTTCCTTGGAGGAGATCCGGAGAAAACTAGAGGCTGCAGAAGAGAGACGCAAG tCTCATGAAGCCGAGGTTCTGAAACATTTAGCGGAGAAGCGTGAGCATGAGAAGGAGGTGCTTCAGAAAGCTCTGGAAGAAAACAACAATTTCAGCAAGATGGCAGAAGAGAAGCTGAACCAGAAAATGGAAGCCAACAAAGAAAACCGTTCGGCCATCATGGCAGCCATGAACGAGAAGTTCAAAGAGAAG GACAAGAAGCTGGAAGAGGTtcgaaaaaacaaagaaaacaaagaggTCAACTCTGAAGAAAACTGA